A genomic window from Pseudomonas alcaligenes includes:
- a CDS encoding chemotaxis response regulator protein-glutamate methylesterase, producing the protein MAVKVLVVDDSGFFRRRVSEILSADPDIQVVGTATNGREAIDQALALKPDVITMDYEMPMMDGITAVKNIMQRCPTPVLMFSSLTHEGARVTLDALDAGAVDYLPKNFEDISRNPEKVKALLCEKVHTIARSNRRYSTFSSPAASPAPAAAPQATARSSATPAAAPSSRPSVAPATPAQGAAPKRKSYKLVAIGTSTGGPVALQRVLTQLPANFPAPIVLIQHMPAAFTKAFAERLDKLCRISVKEAEDGDVLRPGLALLAPGGKQMMVDPRGAVRILPGDERLNYKPCVDITFGSAAKSFSDKVLAVVLTGMGADGREGARLLKQSGSQVWAQDEASCVIYGMPMAVVKANLADAVYGLDEIGRHLAEACV; encoded by the coding sequence ATGGCAGTCAAGGTCCTGGTGGTGGATGATTCCGGCTTTTTCCGCCGCCGGGTCTCGGAGATTCTCTCCGCCGACCCCGATATTCAGGTGGTTGGTACCGCCACCAACGGTCGCGAGGCCATCGATCAGGCACTGGCGCTGAAGCCGGACGTGATCACCATGGACTACGAGATGCCGATGATGGATGGCATCACGGCGGTCAAGAACATCATGCAGCGCTGCCCGACCCCGGTACTGATGTTCTCCTCGCTGACCCACGAGGGCGCCCGCGTCACCCTCGATGCGCTGGATGCCGGCGCGGTGGACTACCTGCCGAAGAACTTCGAGGACATCTCGCGCAACCCAGAGAAGGTCAAGGCGCTGCTGTGCGAGAAAGTCCATACCATCGCCCGCAGCAACCGGCGTTACAGTACTTTCAGCAGTCCCGCGGCCAGCCCGGCGCCGGCTGCCGCGCCCCAGGCAACAGCGCGTAGTAGCGCCACACCCGCCGCGGCCCCTTCCAGCCGGCCCAGCGTGGCACCGGCGACTCCGGCTCAGGGTGCGGCGCCAAAGCGCAAGTCCTACAAGCTGGTGGCCATCGGTACTTCCACCGGTGGCCCGGTGGCCCTGCAGCGCGTACTGACCCAGCTGCCGGCCAATTTTCCGGCGCCCATCGTGCTTATCCAGCACATGCCGGCAGCCTTTACCAAGGCTTTTGCCGAGCGCCTGGACAAACTGTGCCGGATCAGTGTGAAGGAAGCCGAGGATGGCGATGTGCTGCGTCCTGGCCTGGCCCTGCTGGCGCCCGGTGGCAAGCAGATGATGGTCGATCCGCGCGGTGCGGTGCGCATCCTGCCGGGTGATGAGCGTCTCAACTACAAACCCTGCGTCGACATCACCTTCGGCTCGGCGGCCAAGTCGTTCAGCGACAAGGTGCTGGCCGTGGTGCTCACCGGCATGGGCGCCGATGGCCGCGAGGGTGCGCGCCTGCTCAAGCAGAGCGGCAGCCAGGTGTGGGCCCAGGACGAGGCCAGCTGCGTGATCTATGGCATGCCCATGGCGGTGGTCAAGGCCAACCTGGCCGACGCCGTGTACGGCCTCGACGAGATCGGCCGGCACCTGGCCGAGGCCTGCGTCTGA
- the motD gene encoding flagellar motor protein MotD: MARRRNHEEHENHERWLVSYADFITLLFAFFVVMYSISSINEGKYKVLSESLVGVFSEPERAIKPIPIGDEKPRTTEPDRSMIEDNPNGSASEEPSDPLQEIASSMRDAFGDLIASEQLTVRGNELWVEIELNSSLLFPSGDAVPNETAFTLIEKVAKILAPYENPIHVEGFTDNLPINTAQFPSNWELSTARAASIVRMLAMDGVNPGRLAAVGYGEFQPVADNATEEGRSRNRRVVLVISRNLDVRRSISGVGSAKAQADPALQRAGTQSAPPAPVAAPVTGPANISTPAP; the protein is encoded by the coding sequence ATGGCCCGGCGGCGCAATCACGAAGAGCACGAGAATCACGAACGCTGGCTGGTGTCCTACGCGGACTTCATCACCCTGCTGTTCGCTTTCTTCGTGGTGATGTACTCGATCTCCTCGATCAACGAAGGCAAGTACAAGGTGCTGTCGGAGAGCCTGGTCGGGGTGTTCAGCGAGCCGGAGCGGGCGATCAAGCCGATTCCCATCGGCGACGAGAAGCCGCGCACCACCGAGCCCGACCGCTCGATGATCGAGGACAATCCCAACGGCAGCGCCAGCGAGGAGCCGAGCGACCCACTGCAGGAGATCGCCTCCAGCATGCGCGATGCCTTCGGCGATCTGATCGCCTCCGAGCAGCTGACCGTGCGCGGCAATGAGCTGTGGGTGGAGATCGAACTGAATTCCAGTCTGCTGTTCCCCAGCGGCGACGCGGTGCCCAACGAGACGGCCTTCACTTTGATCGAGAAGGTGGCGAAGATCCTCGCGCCCTACGAGAACCCGATCCACGTGGAGGGCTTCACCGATAACCTGCCGATCAATACCGCGCAGTTCCCCAGCAACTGGGAGCTGTCCACCGCGCGGGCGGCCAGCATAGTGCGGATGCTGGCGATGGACGGGGTCAACCCGGGGCGTCTGGCGGCGGTCGGCTATGGCGAGTTCCAGCCGGTGGCCGACAATGCCACCGAGGAGGGGCGCTCGCGCAACCGCCGGGTGGTGCTGGTGATCTCGCGCAATCTCGATGTTCGGCGCAGTATCAGCGGGGTCGGCAGTGCCAAGGCCCAGGCGGACCCCGCACTGCAGCGGGCTGGCACGCAATCTGCACCGCCAGCTCCAGTGGCGGCGCCGGTGACCGGTCCCGCCAATATTTCGACGCCTGCGCCATGA
- a CDS encoding EscU/YscU/HrcU family type III secretion system export apparatus switch protein, with protein MKHKAPRQAIALSYDGASAPSLTAKGDDELAEAILAIAREYEVPIYENAELVRLLARLELGDAIPEPLYRSIAEIIAFAWYLKGKRPDGFVENPAERDVTPDRVSPAPPLLAAPRE; from the coding sequence ATGAAGCACAAAGCACCACGCCAGGCCATCGCCCTCTCCTACGACGGCGCCAGCGCCCCCAGCCTGACCGCCAAGGGCGACGATGAACTGGCGGAAGCCATCCTGGCCATCGCCCGCGAGTACGAGGTGCCGATCTACGAGAATGCCGAGCTGGTGCGCCTGCTGGCTCGCCTGGAACTGGGCGATGCGATCCCCGAGCCGCTGTACCGCAGCATCGCCGAGATCATCGCCTTCGCCTGGTACCTGAAGGGCAAGCGCCCGGACGGTTTCGTCGAGAATCCGGCGGAGCGCGACGTCACGCCAGACCGGGTCAGTCCGGCCCCGCCGCTGTTGGCGGCGCCCCGGGAATGA
- a CDS encoding CheW domain-containing protein translates to MSRTAVPATRSQQALQSYLDALLQEAAAELEQSVDIDEFEAAVLEEQVRDARRDEPRPVLARPLALAEARPAVLPTIELPMPVVQEPAAPVVQVVEPQPTVVQAELPAAAVSFDGRPSWAEEPFECLLFDVAGLTLAVPLVCLGSIYPLAGAELTPLFGQPDWFLGILPCQAGNLKVLDTARWVMPERYRDDFREGLQYVISVEGYEWGLAVHQVSRSIRLQPSEIKWRSQRSQRPWLAGTVIEHMCALLDVSALAELIASGATRNGAARPH, encoded by the coding sequence ATGAGTCGCACCGCCGTCCCCGCCACCCGCTCCCAGCAGGCCCTGCAGTCCTATCTGGACGCCCTGCTGCAGGAGGCGGCTGCCGAGCTGGAACAGAGCGTCGACATCGATGAATTCGAGGCTGCGGTGCTCGAGGAGCAGGTGCGCGACGCGCGCCGCGACGAGCCGCGCCCGGTCCTGGCCCGCCCCCTGGCGCTGGCCGAGGCCAGGCCCGCGGTGCTGCCGACCATCGAGCTGCCCATGCCGGTGGTGCAGGAACCCGCCGCACCGGTGGTCCAGGTTGTCGAGCCGCAGCCTACTGTGGTGCAGGCGGAGCTTCCGGCTGCCGCAGTCAGTTTCGACGGCCGGCCGAGCTGGGCCGAGGAGCCGTTCGAGTGCCTGCTGTTCGACGTCGCCGGCCTGACCCTTGCGGTACCGCTGGTGTGCCTGGGCAGCATCTACCCGCTGGCGGGCGCCGAGCTGACCCCGCTGTTCGGCCAGCCGGACTGGTTCCTCGGCATACTGCCGTGCCAGGCCGGCAACCTGAAGGTACTGGATACCGCGCGCTGGGTGATGCCCGAGCGCTACCGCGATGATTTCCGCGAGGGCCTGCAGTACGTGATCTCCGTCGAGGGCTACGAATGGGGCCTGGCGGTGCACCAGGTCAGCCGCTCGATCCGCCTGCAGCCGAGCGAGATCAAGTGGCGCAGCCAGCGCTCGCAACGCCCCTGGCTGGCCGGTACGGTGATCGAACACATGTGTGCGCTGCTGGACGTCTCGGCCCTGGCCGAGCTGATCGCCAGTGGCGCCACGCGCAACGGGGCGGCCCGCCCGCACTGA
- a CDS encoding chemotaxis protein CheW, with product MKKTSAQGSEDPILQWVTFRLDNETYGINVMQVQEVLRYTEIAPVPGAPAYVLGIINLRGNVVTVIDTRQRFGLSPAPVTDNTRIVIIEADKQVVGILVDSVAEVVYLRQSEVETAPNVGNEESAKFIQGVCNKNGELLILVELDKMMSEEEWSELESI from the coding sequence ATGAAGAAAACGTCAGCGCAAGGTTCCGAAGATCCTATCCTGCAGTGGGTAACCTTCCGCCTGGATAACGAGACCTACGGCATCAACGTGATGCAGGTGCAGGAAGTCCTGCGCTACACCGAGATCGCCCCGGTTCCGGGCGCGCCGGCCTATGTGCTGGGCATCATCAACCTGCGCGGCAACGTGGTCACGGTGATCGATACCCGCCAGCGCTTCGGCCTGTCGCCGGCGCCCGTGACCGACAACACCCGCATCGTCATCATCGAGGCGGACAAGCAGGTGGTGGGCATCCTGGTCGACAGCGTCGCCGAGGTGGTCTACCTGCGCCAGTCCGAGGTCGAGACCGCGCCGAACGTGGGCAACGAGGAGTCGGCCAAGTTCATCCAGGGCGTGTGCAACAAGAACGGCGAACTGCTCATCCTGGTCGAGCTGGACAAGATGATGTCCGAGGAAGAGTGGTCTGAGCTGGAGAGCATCTGA
- a CDS encoding chemotaxis protein CheA: MSFDADEEILQDFLVEAGEILELLSEQLVELESRPDDMDLLNAIFRGFHTVKGGAGFLQLNELVECCHIAENVFDILRKGERRVTAELMDVVLQALDAVNEMFSQVRERTEPTPATPELLAALARLAEPESADEQAAEPEPEPEPVAEAAPGGDITDSEFEQLLDAIGDQPAAETPAAGGGDEITDDEFEALLDQLHGKGKFAGAAEEAPVAKAAAPAAASAADEITDDEFEALLDQLHGKGKFAGAVEEAPAAKAAAPAAPVAASGGDEITDDEFEALLDQLHGKGKFAGAVEEAPAIKAATPAPAAKKVEPAKPVAAKPAAKPEPAKPTPAAAPAAAAAAPSEAETTVRVDTARLDEIMNMVGELVLVRNRLVRLGLNSGDEAMAKAVSNLDVVTADLQTSVMKTRMQPIKKVFGRFPRLVRDLARNLKKEINLELVGEETDLDKNLVEALADPLVHLVRNAVDHGIESPEEREAAGKARAGRVVLSAEQEGDHILLSISDDGKGMDPEILRAKAVEKGLLDKDAADRLSETECYNLIFAPGFSTKTEISDVSGRGVGMDVVKTKISQLNGIINVHSAKGQGSKIVIKVPLTLAIMPTLMVMLGNQAFAFPLVNVNEIFHLDLSRTNVVDGQEVVIVRDKALPLFYLKRWLVNGAVDEEQREGHVVILTVGSQRIGFVVDQLVGQEEVVIKPLGKMLQGTPGMSGATITGDGRIALILDVPSMLKRYARRI; encoded by the coding sequence ATGAGCTTCGACGCCGATGAAGAAATCCTCCAGGACTTCCTGGTAGAGGCCGGCGAAATTCTTGAGCTGCTGTCCGAGCAACTGGTCGAGCTGGAGAGCCGGCCGGATGACATGGACCTGCTCAATGCCATCTTCCGTGGTTTCCACACGGTCAAGGGTGGCGCCGGCTTCCTCCAGCTCAATGAGCTGGTGGAGTGCTGTCACATCGCGGAGAACGTCTTCGACATCCTGCGCAAGGGTGAGCGGCGGGTCACTGCCGAGCTGATGGACGTGGTCCTGCAGGCGCTGGATGCGGTCAACGAAATGTTCAGTCAGGTGCGCGAACGCACCGAGCCGACCCCGGCCACTCCCGAGCTGCTGGCCGCGCTGGCACGCCTGGCCGAACCGGAGAGCGCCGACGAGCAGGCTGCCGAGCCTGAGCCTGAGCCCGAGCCGGTGGCCGAAGCGGCACCCGGTGGCGATATCACCGACAGTGAGTTCGAGCAGCTGCTCGATGCCATCGGCGACCAGCCGGCTGCCGAGACTCCCGCCGCAGGCGGTGGCGACGAGATCACCGATGACGAGTTCGAGGCGCTGCTCGACCAGCTGCACGGCAAGGGCAAGTTCGCCGGCGCGGCCGAAGAGGCCCCGGTAGCCAAAGCGGCGGCCCCGGCTGCTGCATCCGCTGCTGACGAGATCACCGACGACGAGTTCGAGGCGCTGCTCGACCAGCTGCACGGCAAGGGCAAGTTCGCCGGCGCCGTGGAAGAGGCCCCCGCAGCCAAAGCGGCAGCCCCAGCTGCTCCGGTTGCGGCGAGCGGTGGCGACGAGATCACCGATGACGAGTTCGAGGCGCTGCTCGACCAGCTGCATGGCAAGGGCAAGTTCGCCGGCGCCGTGGAAGAGGCGCCTGCAATCAAAGCGGCGACCCCGGCGCCTGCAGCCAAGAAGGTGGAGCCGGCCAAGCCCGTGGCTGCCAAACCCGCAGCCAAGCCCGAGCCCGCCAAGCCGACACCCGCCGCGGCTCCTGCCGCTGCGGCCGCCGCCCCCAGCGAGGCGGAAACCACGGTGCGCGTCGATACCGCACGCCTGGACGAGATCATGAACATGGTCGGCGAGCTGGTGCTGGTGCGTAACCGCCTGGTGCGCCTGGGCCTGAACAGCGGCGACGAGGCCATGGCTAAGGCCGTGTCCAACCTCGATGTGGTCACCGCGGACCTGCAGACCTCGGTCATGAAGACCCGCATGCAGCCGATCAAGAAGGTCTTCGGCCGCTTTCCGCGCCTGGTTCGCGACCTGGCGCGCAACCTGAAGAAAGAGATCAACCTGGAGCTGGTCGGCGAAGAAACCGACCTCGACAAGAACCTGGTCGAGGCCCTCGCCGACCCGTTGGTGCACCTGGTGCGCAACGCCGTCGACCATGGCATCGAGAGCCCCGAGGAACGCGAGGCCGCAGGCAAGGCGCGGGCTGGCCGCGTGGTGCTGTCGGCCGAGCAGGAGGGCGACCACATCCTGTTGTCGATCTCCGACGACGGCAAGGGCATGGACCCGGAGATCCTCCGCGCCAAGGCGGTGGAGAAGGGGCTGCTGGACAAGGACGCGGCCGATCGCCTGAGCGAGACCGAGTGCTACAACCTGATCTTCGCCCCGGGCTTCTCGACCAAGACCGAAATTTCCGACGTGTCCGGCCGCGGTGTTGGCATGGATGTGGTGAAGACCAAGATTTCCCAGCTCAACGGCATCATCAACGTGCACTCGGCCAAGGGCCAGGGCTCGAAGATCGTCATCAAGGTGCCGCTGACCCTGGCGATCATGCCGACCCTGATGGTGATGCTGGGCAACCAGGCCTTCGCCTTCCCGCTGGTCAACGTCAACGAGATCTTCCACCTCGACCTGTCGCGCACCAACGTGGTGGACGGCCAGGAAGTGGTCATCGTGCGCGACAAGGCGCTGCCGCTGTTCTACCTCAAGCGCTGGCTGGTCAATGGCGCGGTCGACGAGGAGCAGCGCGAGGGACATGTGGTCATCCTCACCGTTGGCAGCCAGCGCATCGGCTTCGTGGTCGACCAGCTGGTGGGCCAGGAGGAGGTGGTGATCAAGCCGCTGGGCAAGATGCTGCAGGGCACCCCGGGCATGTCCGGCGCTACCATTACCGGTGACGGGCGCATCGCCCTGATTCTCGACGTGCCGAGCATGCTCAAGCGCTACGCGCGTCGTATCTGA
- a CDS encoding ParA family protein produces the protein MKVWAVANQKGGVGKTTTSIALAGLLADAGKRVVVVDLDPHGSMTSYFGHDPDTLEHSNYDLFLHQGNVPRDLPASLLLPTSHESIALLPSSTALATLERQSPGQSGLGLVIAKSLAQLWDKFDHAIIDSPPLLGVLMVNALAASQQLVIPVQTEFLAVKGLERMVNTLNMVNRSRKQALPYTIVPTLFDRRTQASLNTLRVLRNAYPEHLWQAYIPVDTRLRDASRAGLTPSQFDGNSRGVIAYRALLKHLLAGQPAAQVA, from the coding sequence ATGAAAGTCTGGGCAGTAGCCAATCAAAAAGGTGGGGTCGGCAAGACCACCACGTCCATCGCCCTGGCGGGCCTGCTGGCCGATGCCGGCAAGCGCGTGGTGGTGGTCGACCTCGATCCGCATGGGTCGATGACCAGCTATTTCGGCCACGATCCGGATACCCTGGAGCACAGCAACTACGACCTGTTCCTGCACCAGGGCAATGTGCCGCGGGACCTGCCGGCCAGTCTGCTGCTGCCGACCAGCCACGAGAGCATTGCCTTGCTGCCGTCCAGCACCGCGCTGGCCACCCTGGAGCGCCAGTCGCCGGGGCAGAGCGGTCTGGGGCTGGTCATCGCCAAAAGCCTGGCGCAGCTGTGGGACAAGTTCGATCATGCCATCATCGACAGTCCGCCGTTGCTCGGCGTGCTGATGGTCAATGCCCTGGCCGCCAGCCAGCAGCTGGTGATTCCGGTACAGACCGAGTTTCTCGCCGTGAAGGGCCTGGAACGTATGGTCAACACCCTCAACATGGTCAACCGCTCGCGCAAGCAGGCCTTGCCCTACACCATAGTGCCGACCCTGTTCGACCGCCGCACCCAGGCCTCGCTGAACACCCTGCGGGTGTTGCGCAACGCCTATCCCGAGCACCTGTGGCAGGCCTACATCCCGGTCGACACCCGCCTGCGCGATGCCAGCCGCGCCGGGCTCACGCCCTCGCAGTTCGACGGCAACAGCCGTGGCGTGATCGCCTATCGTGCGCTGCTCAAGCATTTGCTGGCCGGCCAGCCGGCCGCTCAGGTAGCCTGA
- a CDS encoding DUF2802 domain-containing protein, which produces MLEIAVAVLGLFCVLLAGFCYQLSLKLRQQAELQKERDALRDQRLKEVSRRLDAYLTGSIRMGEELHELRRIVAPLPDKLSQMEQRDPSSLSFTQAARLVGMGASVDDLTHSCGLSQAEAELVSRLHQAQKQRG; this is translated from the coding sequence ATGTTGGAGATCGCGGTGGCCGTGCTCGGCCTGTTCTGCGTGCTGCTCGCAGGCTTCTGCTACCAGCTGTCGCTGAAGCTGCGCCAGCAGGCCGAGCTGCAGAAGGAGCGTGACGCCCTCCGCGATCAGCGGCTCAAGGAGGTGAGCCGGCGCCTGGATGCCTACCTGACCGGCAGCATCCGCATGGGCGAGGAGCTGCACGAGCTGCGCCGCATCGTCGCACCGCTGCCAGACAAGCTCAGCCAGATGGAGCAGCGCGATCCCTCCAGCCTGTCCTTCACCCAGGCCGCGCGCCTGGTGGGGATGGGCGCCAGCGTCGACGACCTGACCCACTCCTGCGGCCTCAGCCAGGCCGAGGCCGAGCTGGTCAGTCGCTTGCACCAGGCGCAGAAGCAGCGCGGCTGA
- a CDS encoding rhodanese-like domain-containing protein — protein sequence MRFALMLLLCLVVPNLEASEAPLEVRGATTVNAAQARQLYELGVLFIDVRPAREWSWGHVHGALHMALDGRFADLAQPDWPRGMPMVLYCDSEVCPQGAEAARRAVGWGYQQVYYFRSGYFAWQLLDFPQGKGSAGELIAFIPGAPPTAAGPD from the coding sequence ATGCGTTTTGCACTGATGTTGCTGTTGTGCCTGGTCGTGCCGAATCTGGAGGCCAGCGAGGCGCCGCTGGAAGTCAGGGGGGCCACCACGGTGAACGCGGCGCAGGCGCGCCAGCTCTACGAGCTCGGCGTGCTGTTCATCGATGTACGGCCGGCCCGCGAGTGGAGCTGGGGCCACGTGCATGGTGCCCTGCACATGGCGCTGGACGGGCGTTTCGCCGACCTGGCCCAGCCTGACTGGCCGCGTGGCATGCCGATGGTGCTGTACTGCGACAGTGAGGTCTGCCCGCAGGGCGCCGAGGCCGCGCGCCGCGCCGTGGGCTGGGGCTATCAGCAGGTGTACTACTTCCGCTCCGGCTACTTCGCCTGGCAGTTGCTGGACTTTCCCCAGGGCAAGGGCAGCGCGGGTGAGCTGATCGCCTTCATTCCCGGGGCGCCGCCAACAGCGGCGGGGCCGGACTGA
- a CDS encoding flagellar motor protein, translated as MDVLSLIGVILAFVAIIGGNYLEGGHAGALVNGPAALIVIGGTLGAAFIQAPMAVFKRALAILRWIIFPPRIDLAGGINSVVAWSMTARKEGLLGLESVADIETDPYARKGLQLLVDGAEPEAIRSILEVDLYTQEARDIQAAKVYESMGGYAPTIGIIGAVMGLIHVMGNLADPSKLGSGIAVAFVATIYGVAFANLLLLPVGNKLKAIAMRQSRYREMLLEGILSIAEGENPRSIELKLQGFMD; from the coding sequence ATGGATGTACTCAGCCTCATCGGCGTCATCCTCGCCTTCGTCGCCATCATCGGCGGCAACTACCTGGAAGGCGGGCATGCTGGCGCGTTGGTCAACGGCCCTGCGGCACTGATCGTGATCGGCGGTACCCTGGGTGCCGCCTTCATCCAGGCGCCGATGGCGGTTTTCAAGCGCGCGCTGGCGATCCTGCGCTGGATCATCTTCCCGCCGCGCATCGACCTGGCCGGTGGCATCAACAGCGTGGTGGCCTGGAGCATGACCGCGCGCAAGGAGGGCCTGCTGGGCCTCGAGTCGGTGGCCGACATCGAGACCGACCCCTATGCGCGCAAGGGCCTGCAGCTGCTGGTGGACGGTGCCGAGCCGGAGGCCATCCGCAGCATCCTCGAAGTCGACCTGTATACCCAGGAGGCCCGTGACATTCAGGCGGCCAAGGTCTACGAGAGCATGGGCGGCTATGCACCGACCATCGGTATCATCGGTGCGGTGATGGGCCTGATCCATGTGATGGGCAACCTGGCCGACCCGAGCAAGCTCGGCAGCGGTATCGCCGTAGCCTTCGTCGCCACCATCTACGGCGTCGCCTTCGCCAACCTGCTGCTGCTGCCGGTGGGCAACAAGCTCAAGGCCATTGCCATGCGTCAGTCGCGTTATCGCGAGATGCTGCTGGAAGGCATCCTGTCCATCGCCGAGGGTGAGAACCCCCGTTCCATCGAGCTGAAGCTGCAAGGCTTCATGGACTGA